The following proteins come from a genomic window of Alnus glutinosa chromosome 10, dhAlnGlut1.1, whole genome shotgun sequence:
- the LOC133879685 gene encoding uncharacterized protein LOC133879685 isoform X1 — MSRCFPFPPPGYEKRARIDDTDLLKKEKQKEKRNKKVKKDKEKREGKEKKDKEKREGKEKKDKERSKEKLSDKKDRKEKKKDKDRDRDRDKEKNRTSDEKRVAGQPDSFKGEKLVPNNLQNVEVKDAKFVQELARRIRDEERATKSQMVQKITVTGQRGSEFLGTVVGSNLANCSGEQRKIKDAKEDGRQINGQTNHINAKSLESAIGGNFSIMDRRRVGLALPVEKDVEKPKDGKAKNKHKESDGKGDKPKDSDREKKIKSKVKDEAKEKKKVEKAKEISEQSKQQPKLQENGRESLDTCNAKQFYRSGMSNNSTFGEGNLGKRKELHKNGPLLDNGLRPHKLLRPVSSSEPVMENGRKLEPCQTDIASTSGRQGAAGNGIVDIKEHRLNGLVGPQRPNACSMRSSSTIIPVNENGEASAKPPLVRPQRPNANAARSSSTTLQVNDNGEAFSKPPHPDSKYLIQILSIPKVEELSDIDDQEWLFSSNCLQSKKSKAGSPRVEGTQHVWAEAFQIESADVYALPYVIPY, encoded by the exons ATGTCTCGCTGCTTTCCATTTCCTCCTCCAGGATATGAAAAGAGAGCTAGAATTGATGATACAGACCTACTAAAAAAG GAGAAGCAGAAGGAGAAAAGGAATAAAAAGGTTAAGAAGgacaaagaaaagagagaaggtaaagaaaagaaggacaaagaaaagagagaaggtAAAGAAAAGAAGGACAAAGAGAGAAGTAAGGAAAAACTTAGTGACAAGAAAGACCgtaaggaaaagaagaaagacaaGGACAGGGACAGGGATagggataaagaaaaaaaccgGACCTCAGATGAGAAGAGAGTTGCAGGGCAGCCAGATAGCTTTAAAGGAGAGAAGCTTGTTCCAAACAATCTTCAGAATGTTGAGGTTAAGGATGCTAAATTTGTGCAGGAGTTGGCCAGGAGAATTAGGGATGAAGAAAGAGCTACTAAAAGCCAAATGGTTCAGAAGATTACTGTTACGGGTCAAAGAGGATCTGAATTTCTGGGTACGGTGGTGGGGAGCAATCTTGCCAATTGTTCTGGAGAACAAAGGAAAATTAAGGATGCGAAAGAAGACGGTAGGCAGATCAATGGACAAACAAATCACATCAATGCGAAAAGTTTGGAGAGTGCCATTGGTGGGAACTTCTCTATTATGGATCGCAGAAGAGTTGGACTTGCTTTGCCAGTGGAGAAGGATGTTGAGAAGCCAAAGGATGGTAAAGCGAAGAACAAGCACAAGGAAAGTGATGGTAAGGGTGATAAACCTAAGGATAGTGATcgagaaaagaaaatcaaatcaaaggTTAAAGATGAggctaaagaaaagaaaaaggtggagAAAGCAAAGGAGATAAGTGAACAGAGTAAACAACAGCCTAAATTGCAAGAAAACGGCAGGGAGTCCCTTGACACTTGCAATGCTAAGCAATTTTACCGTTCAGGGATGAGCAATAACAGTACTTTTGGTGAGGGAAATCTTGGAAAACGTAAGGAGCTTCACAAAAATGGACCTCTACTTG ACAATGGACTTCGACCCCATAAGTTGCTGAGACCTGTTTCATCCTCTGAACCAGTCATGGAAAATGGAAGGAAATTGGAACCTTGCCAAACTGATATTGCGTCAACATCTGGGAGGCAGGGGGCTGCCGGTAATGGTATAGTGGACATCAAGGAGCATAGGCTTAATGGTTTGGTGGGGCCTCAAAGACCCAATGCATGCTCAATGAGGTCTTCATCTACTATCATACCGGTCAATGAAAATGGTGAAGCATCTGCAAAACCACCTTTGGTACGGCCTCAAAGACCGAATGCAAATGCAGCAAGGTCTTCATCTACTACTTTACAAGTTAATGATAATGGTGAAGCTTTTTCAAAACCACCACATCCCGATTCCAAATACCTGATTCAGATACTTTCTATACCAAAAGTGGAGGAGTTGTCTGATATTGACGACCAGGAATGGCTGTTTAGCAGCAATTGTCTGCAGTCAAAGAAGTCCAAGGCAGGTTCTCCTCGTGTTGAAGGGACACAACACGTGTGGGCGGAAGCTTTTCAGATAGAGTCTGCTGATGTTTATGCCCTGCCATATGTCATTCCCTACTAA
- the LOC133879685 gene encoding DEAD-box ATP-dependent RNA helicase 42 isoform X3 yields the protein MSRCFPFPPPGYEKRARIDDTDLLKKEKQKEKRNKKVKKDKEKREGKEKKDKERSKEKLSDKKDRKEKKKDKDRDRDRDKEKNRTSDEKRVAGQPDSFKGEKLVPNNLQNVEVKDAKFVQELARRIRDEERATKSQMVQKITVTGQRGSEFLGTVVGSNLANCSGEQRKIKDAKEDGRQINGQTNHINAKSLESAIGGNFSIMDRRRVGLALPVEKDVEKPKDGKAKNKHKESDGKGDKPKDSDREKKIKSKVKDEAKEKKKVEKAKEISEQSKQQPKLQENGRESLDTCNAKQFYRSGMSNNSTFGEGNLGKRKELHKNGPLLDNGLRPHKLLRPVSSSEPVMENGRKLEPCQTDIASTSGRQGAAGNGIVDIKEHRLNGLVGPQRPNACSMRSSSTIIPVNENGEASAKPPLVRPQRPNANAARSSSTTLQVNDNGEAFSKPPHPDSKYLIQILSIPKVEELSDIDDQEWLFSSNCLQSKKSKAGSPRVEGTQHVWAEAFQIESADVYALPYVIPY from the exons ATGTCTCGCTGCTTTCCATTTCCTCCTCCAGGATATGAAAAGAGAGCTAGAATTGATGATACAGACCTACTAAAAAAG GAGAAGCAGAAGGAGAAAAGGAATAAAAAGGTTAAGAAGgacaaagaaaagagagaag gtAAAGAAAAGAAGGACAAAGAGAGAAGTAAGGAAAAACTTAGTGACAAGAAAGACCgtaaggaaaagaagaaagacaaGGACAGGGACAGGGATagggataaagaaaaaaaccgGACCTCAGATGAGAAGAGAGTTGCAGGGCAGCCAGATAGCTTTAAAGGAGAGAAGCTTGTTCCAAACAATCTTCAGAATGTTGAGGTTAAGGATGCTAAATTTGTGCAGGAGTTGGCCAGGAGAATTAGGGATGAAGAAAGAGCTACTAAAAGCCAAATGGTTCAGAAGATTACTGTTACGGGTCAAAGAGGATCTGAATTTCTGGGTACGGTGGTGGGGAGCAATCTTGCCAATTGTTCTGGAGAACAAAGGAAAATTAAGGATGCGAAAGAAGACGGTAGGCAGATCAATGGACAAACAAATCACATCAATGCGAAAAGTTTGGAGAGTGCCATTGGTGGGAACTTCTCTATTATGGATCGCAGAAGAGTTGGACTTGCTTTGCCAGTGGAGAAGGATGTTGAGAAGCCAAAGGATGGTAAAGCGAAGAACAAGCACAAGGAAAGTGATGGTAAGGGTGATAAACCTAAGGATAGTGATcgagaaaagaaaatcaaatcaaaggTTAAAGATGAggctaaagaaaagaaaaaggtggagAAAGCAAAGGAGATAAGTGAACAGAGTAAACAACAGCCTAAATTGCAAGAAAACGGCAGGGAGTCCCTTGACACTTGCAATGCTAAGCAATTTTACCGTTCAGGGATGAGCAATAACAGTACTTTTGGTGAGGGAAATCTTGGAAAACGTAAGGAGCTTCACAAAAATGGACCTCTACTTG ACAATGGACTTCGACCCCATAAGTTGCTGAGACCTGTTTCATCCTCTGAACCAGTCATGGAAAATGGAAGGAAATTGGAACCTTGCCAAACTGATATTGCGTCAACATCTGGGAGGCAGGGGGCTGCCGGTAATGGTATAGTGGACATCAAGGAGCATAGGCTTAATGGTTTGGTGGGGCCTCAAAGACCCAATGCATGCTCAATGAGGTCTTCATCTACTATCATACCGGTCAATGAAAATGGTGAAGCATCTGCAAAACCACCTTTGGTACGGCCTCAAAGACCGAATGCAAATGCAGCAAGGTCTTCATCTACTACTTTACAAGTTAATGATAATGGTGAAGCTTTTTCAAAACCACCACATCCCGATTCCAAATACCTGATTCAGATACTTTCTATACCAAAAGTGGAGGAGTTGTCTGATATTGACGACCAGGAATGGCTGTTTAGCAGCAATTGTCTGCAGTCAAAGAAGTCCAAGGCAGGTTCTCCTCGTGTTGAAGGGACACAACACGTGTGGGCGGAAGCTTTTCAGATAGAGTCTGCTGATGTTTATGCCCTGCCATATGTCATTCCCTACTAA
- the LOC133879685 gene encoding DEAD-box ATP-dependent RNA helicase 42 isoform X2 yields MSRCFPFPPPGYEKRARIDDTDLLKKKEKRNKKVKKDKEKREGKEKKDKEKREGKEKKDKERSKEKLSDKKDRKEKKKDKDRDRDRDKEKNRTSDEKRVAGQPDSFKGEKLVPNNLQNVEVKDAKFVQELARRIRDEERATKSQMVQKITVTGQRGSEFLGTVVGSNLANCSGEQRKIKDAKEDGRQINGQTNHINAKSLESAIGGNFSIMDRRRVGLALPVEKDVEKPKDGKAKNKHKESDGKGDKPKDSDREKKIKSKVKDEAKEKKKVEKAKEISEQSKQQPKLQENGRESLDTCNAKQFYRSGMSNNSTFGEGNLGKRKELHKNGPLLDNGLRPHKLLRPVSSSEPVMENGRKLEPCQTDIASTSGRQGAAGNGIVDIKEHRLNGLVGPQRPNACSMRSSSTIIPVNENGEASAKPPLVRPQRPNANAARSSSTTLQVNDNGEAFSKPPHPDSKYLIQILSIPKVEELSDIDDQEWLFSSNCLQSKKSKAGSPRVEGTQHVWAEAFQIESADVYALPYVIPY; encoded by the exons ATGTCTCGCTGCTTTCCATTTCCTCCTCCAGGATATGAAAAGAGAGCTAGAATTGATGATACAGACCTACTAAAAAAG AAGGAGAAAAGGAATAAAAAGGTTAAGAAGgacaaagaaaagagagaaggtaaagaaaagaaggacaaagaaaagagagaaggtAAAGAAAAGAAGGACAAAGAGAGAAGTAAGGAAAAACTTAGTGACAAGAAAGACCgtaaggaaaagaagaaagacaaGGACAGGGACAGGGATagggataaagaaaaaaaccgGACCTCAGATGAGAAGAGAGTTGCAGGGCAGCCAGATAGCTTTAAAGGAGAGAAGCTTGTTCCAAACAATCTTCAGAATGTTGAGGTTAAGGATGCTAAATTTGTGCAGGAGTTGGCCAGGAGAATTAGGGATGAAGAAAGAGCTACTAAAAGCCAAATGGTTCAGAAGATTACTGTTACGGGTCAAAGAGGATCTGAATTTCTGGGTACGGTGGTGGGGAGCAATCTTGCCAATTGTTCTGGAGAACAAAGGAAAATTAAGGATGCGAAAGAAGACGGTAGGCAGATCAATGGACAAACAAATCACATCAATGCGAAAAGTTTGGAGAGTGCCATTGGTGGGAACTTCTCTATTATGGATCGCAGAAGAGTTGGACTTGCTTTGCCAGTGGAGAAGGATGTTGAGAAGCCAAAGGATGGTAAAGCGAAGAACAAGCACAAGGAAAGTGATGGTAAGGGTGATAAACCTAAGGATAGTGATcgagaaaagaaaatcaaatcaaaggTTAAAGATGAggctaaagaaaagaaaaaggtggagAAAGCAAAGGAGATAAGTGAACAGAGTAAACAACAGCCTAAATTGCAAGAAAACGGCAGGGAGTCCCTTGACACTTGCAATGCTAAGCAATTTTACCGTTCAGGGATGAGCAATAACAGTACTTTTGGTGAGGGAAATCTTGGAAAACGTAAGGAGCTTCACAAAAATGGACCTCTACTTG ACAATGGACTTCGACCCCATAAGTTGCTGAGACCTGTTTCATCCTCTGAACCAGTCATGGAAAATGGAAGGAAATTGGAACCTTGCCAAACTGATATTGCGTCAACATCTGGGAGGCAGGGGGCTGCCGGTAATGGTATAGTGGACATCAAGGAGCATAGGCTTAATGGTTTGGTGGGGCCTCAAAGACCCAATGCATGCTCAATGAGGTCTTCATCTACTATCATACCGGTCAATGAAAATGGTGAAGCATCTGCAAAACCACCTTTGGTACGGCCTCAAAGACCGAATGCAAATGCAGCAAGGTCTTCATCTACTACTTTACAAGTTAATGATAATGGTGAAGCTTTTTCAAAACCACCACATCCCGATTCCAAATACCTGATTCAGATACTTTCTATACCAAAAGTGGAGGAGTTGTCTGATATTGACGACCAGGAATGGCTGTTTAGCAGCAATTGTCTGCAGTCAAAGAAGTCCAAGGCAGGTTCTCCTCGTGTTGAAGGGACACAACACGTGTGGGCGGAAGCTTTTCAGATAGAGTCTGCTGATGTTTATGCCCTGCCATATGTCATTCCCTACTAA
- the LOC133879685 gene encoding uncharacterized protein LOC133879685 isoform X4, whose protein sequence is MSRCFPFPPPGYEKRARIDDTDLLKKKEKRNKKVKKDKEKREGKEKKDKERSKEKLSDKKDRKEKKKDKDRDRDRDKEKNRTSDEKRVAGQPDSFKGEKLVPNNLQNVEVKDAKFVQELARRIRDEERATKSQMVQKITVTGQRGSEFLGTVVGSNLANCSGEQRKIKDAKEDGRQINGQTNHINAKSLESAIGGNFSIMDRRRVGLALPVEKDVEKPKDGKAKNKHKESDGKGDKPKDSDREKKIKSKVKDEAKEKKKVEKAKEISEQSKQQPKLQENGRESLDTCNAKQFYRSGMSNNSTFGEGNLGKRKELHKNGPLLDNGLRPHKLLRPVSSSEPVMENGRKLEPCQTDIASTSGRQGAAGNGIVDIKEHRLNGLVGPQRPNACSMRSSSTIIPVNENGEASAKPPLVRPQRPNANAARSSSTTLQVNDNGEAFSKPPHPDSKYLIQILSIPKVEELSDIDDQEWLFSSNCLQSKKSKAGSPRVEGTQHVWAEAFQIESADVYALPYVIPY, encoded by the exons ATGTCTCGCTGCTTTCCATTTCCTCCTCCAGGATATGAAAAGAGAGCTAGAATTGATGATACAGACCTACTAAAAAAG AAGGAGAAAAGGAATAAAAAGGTTAAGAAGgacaaagaaaagagagaag gtAAAGAAAAGAAGGACAAAGAGAGAAGTAAGGAAAAACTTAGTGACAAGAAAGACCgtaaggaaaagaagaaagacaaGGACAGGGACAGGGATagggataaagaaaaaaaccgGACCTCAGATGAGAAGAGAGTTGCAGGGCAGCCAGATAGCTTTAAAGGAGAGAAGCTTGTTCCAAACAATCTTCAGAATGTTGAGGTTAAGGATGCTAAATTTGTGCAGGAGTTGGCCAGGAGAATTAGGGATGAAGAAAGAGCTACTAAAAGCCAAATGGTTCAGAAGATTACTGTTACGGGTCAAAGAGGATCTGAATTTCTGGGTACGGTGGTGGGGAGCAATCTTGCCAATTGTTCTGGAGAACAAAGGAAAATTAAGGATGCGAAAGAAGACGGTAGGCAGATCAATGGACAAACAAATCACATCAATGCGAAAAGTTTGGAGAGTGCCATTGGTGGGAACTTCTCTATTATGGATCGCAGAAGAGTTGGACTTGCTTTGCCAGTGGAGAAGGATGTTGAGAAGCCAAAGGATGGTAAAGCGAAGAACAAGCACAAGGAAAGTGATGGTAAGGGTGATAAACCTAAGGATAGTGATcgagaaaagaaaatcaaatcaaaggTTAAAGATGAggctaaagaaaagaaaaaggtggagAAAGCAAAGGAGATAAGTGAACAGAGTAAACAACAGCCTAAATTGCAAGAAAACGGCAGGGAGTCCCTTGACACTTGCAATGCTAAGCAATTTTACCGTTCAGGGATGAGCAATAACAGTACTTTTGGTGAGGGAAATCTTGGAAAACGTAAGGAGCTTCACAAAAATGGACCTCTACTTG ACAATGGACTTCGACCCCATAAGTTGCTGAGACCTGTTTCATCCTCTGAACCAGTCATGGAAAATGGAAGGAAATTGGAACCTTGCCAAACTGATATTGCGTCAACATCTGGGAGGCAGGGGGCTGCCGGTAATGGTATAGTGGACATCAAGGAGCATAGGCTTAATGGTTTGGTGGGGCCTCAAAGACCCAATGCATGCTCAATGAGGTCTTCATCTACTATCATACCGGTCAATGAAAATGGTGAAGCATCTGCAAAACCACCTTTGGTACGGCCTCAAAGACCGAATGCAAATGCAGCAAGGTCTTCATCTACTACTTTACAAGTTAATGATAATGGTGAAGCTTTTTCAAAACCACCACATCCCGATTCCAAATACCTGATTCAGATACTTTCTATACCAAAAGTGGAGGAGTTGTCTGATATTGACGACCAGGAATGGCTGTTTAGCAGCAATTGTCTGCAGTCAAAGAAGTCCAAGGCAGGTTCTCCTCGTGTTGAAGGGACACAACACGTGTGGGCGGAAGCTTTTCAGATAGAGTCTGCTGATGTTTATGCCCTGCCATATGTCATTCCCTACTAA
- the LOC133879722 gene encoding uncharacterized protein LOC133879722, translating to MGGDTITPPSSTTEEELSSLEQDFPQLPPQTPTFLRDDISMEVEDSATKENKGEFDELGSRFSSAALDFEANRRRRHSAYREVLQSYDELRIRSKNLNAATSKILSYVPGAWIEKVGGLQLTDYDVPKTTSLILVGLKGSGKSSLVNKISRVFEEDKFVSERAQVSYTSVGDGTYFLHEYMIPKGSMSFCLYDTRSLSDDSSENTEMLKRWLTKGVHHGDPVIRGSDSPSLRTSMKCKARWNGFPSREIRMVNFVIFVVNGISVLKAMDSNDDSYMKYIQTIAEAFSCPYLSFKDDKPVVVVTHGDLLSLSDRARVRVHLGELLGIPPAKQIFDIPESCDAVTELTIIDLLRFSLEHADKNLPHKSWIMNKVHTVKNVQVHTGYTASLRACILLLICVGIAVISAYVHHAYIHHGRRAKSLAKPLRAFTNPEINWHAIRHLWLD from the exons ATGGGCGGTGATACGATCACCCCTCCCTCTTCCACTACTG AAGAAGAGTTGTCCTCGCTGGAGCAAGACTTCCCACAACTGCCACCCCAAACCCCTACTTTTCTCAG GGATGATATAAGCATGGAAGTTGAGGATAGTGCCACCAAAGAAAACAAGGGGGAATTCGATGAATTGGGCAGTCGGTTTTCTTCAGCGGCTTTGGATTTTGAAGCCAATCGGAGGAGGAGACACAGTGCTTATAGAGAAGTCCTGCAGAGTTATGATGAATTGCGGATTCGTAGCAAGAATTTGAATGCGGCGACGAGCAAAATCTTGAG CTATGTCCCTGGAGCATGGATTGAGAAGGTGGGTGGCTTGCAATTGACTGATTATGATGTGCCAAAGACAACCTCGCTCATATTAGTTGGTCTGAAGGGATCTGGAAAAAGCAGTCTTGTAAATAAAATCTCCAGGGTGTTTGAAGAAGACAAGTTTGTATCAGAAAGAGCACAAGTATCAT ATACATCTGTTGGAGATGGGACCTACTTCCTTCACGAATATATGATTCCAAAAGGCTCAATGTCATTTTGTCTTTATGACACACGCAGTTTGTCTGATGATTCATCTGAGAACACTGAAATGCTAAAGCGTTGGCTGACGAAAGGTGTTCATCACGGGGATCCTGTTATCAG GGGTTCTGATAGTCCAAGTTTAAGAACCAGTATGAAGTGCAAGGCCCGCTGGAATGGTTTTCCGTCTAGGGAGATCAGGATGGTCAATTTTGTCATCTTTGTTGTTAATGGGATTTCAGTTTTGAAAGCAATGGACAGTAATGATGATTCATACATGAAGTATATCCAGACGATTGCTGAAGCATTTAGCTGCCCATACTTGTCCTTCAAAG ATGACAAGCCTGTTGTTGTTGTTACGCATGGTGACCTACTTTCGCTTTCAGACCGCGCTCGGGTCCGTGTCCATTTGGGAGAGCTGCTGGGTATTCCACCTGCAAAACAGATTTTTGACATTCCAG AAAGCTGTGATGCAGTAACTGAGTTGACAATCATTGACCTGTTACGCTTTTCCCTTGAGCACGCCGATAAAAATCTTCCTCATAAGAGCTGGATAATGAACAAG GTTCATACAGTTAAGAATGTGCAGGTTCATACAGGCTATACAGCATCGCTGCGTGCATGTATATTGCTATTAATATGCGTGGGAATCGCTGTCATCTCAGCTTATGTGCATCATGCGTATATTCATCATGGCCGTCGAGCAAAGTCTCTTGCAAAACCTCTAAGAGCTTTTACTAATCCTGAGATAAATTGGCATGCAATTCGGCACTTGTGGTTGGACTAG